A stretch of Monomorium pharaonis isolate MP-MQ-018 chromosome 7, ASM1337386v2, whole genome shotgun sequence DNA encodes these proteins:
- the LOC105829048 gene encoding N-acetylglucosamine-6-sulfatase isoform X6 — translation MYDTAAALSFVRRAVYLAALRARRRRSERRRAEKAIPISTLFRPFRSPLSVVVRVSRAGAWHHLPTVAGNSSRGVVSFFIRVSSVQMFTTPMTNTLNLVGRQGAIFTNCSNLAVDFIKGHFADQPFLMVLAPPAPHAPFTPADRHNGKYNGTKAKRTPNFNVPIHKDKHWLVKEGPTPLPDDILPKLDEIYRRRWEALLAVDELVKNVHNLLEERNLLKDTYFIYTSDNGYHIGQFSMPMDKRQPYETDIRVPLLISGPGIEPSTIAAPVSSVDIFATLLNIADVKYPSDGTTLFDTNHNLPQDRTVLIEYRGERSNKPSSSGCPSDGDLNVTLCMKEMACKCQDAANNTFSCIRRVSPSFNNIFCIFEDDQLFIEAYDMNADEYQMTNIGYTMKKGLRHRFRKRLKRMAVCQDEQCVFTGMESGSANNIHSPRGESLEYLNSNGDIRGGGKGEEEAEEEEEEEEMEVVEKSRRQNERLYRTCTYLCC, via the exons ATGTACGACACGGCTGCTGCGCTCTCGTTTGTCCGTCGTGCCGTGTATTTAGCTGCTCTGCGTGCCCGAAGGCGTAGAAGCGAGCGCCGACGCGCCGAAAAGGCAATTCCGATTTCCACACTCTTCCGGCCCTTCCGGAGTCCTCTGTCGGTCGTTGTCCGCGTGTCGCGCGCCGGTGCCTGGCACCATCTGCCGACGGTCGCCGGTAACTCTTCGCGGGGAGTCGTCTCGTTCTTTATCAGAGTTTCTTCAGTGCAAATGTTTACC acgCCAATGACGAACACTCTGAATCTTGTAGGACGTCAGGGCGCCATATTTACGAATTGT aGTAATCTGGCTGTAGATTTTATCAAGGGACATTTCGCTGACCAACCTTTTCTCATGGTATTGGCACCTCCAGCCCCTCACGCGCCATTTACCCCTGCTGACAGACACAATGGCAAATACAACGGCACAAAAGCAAAGAGAACACCAAATTTTAATGTGCCCATACATAAG gACAAACATTGGTTAGTTAAAGAAGGTCCAACTCCTTTACCAGATGATATATTACCAAAATTAGACGAAATATACAGAAGAAGATGGGAAGCTTTACTAGCGGTAGATGAACTCGTTAAAAACGTACACAACTTATTGGAGGAGCGAAATCTCTTGAAAGACACTTACTTTATTTACACGTCCGATAATGGATATCATATTG GACAATTTAGCATGCCAATGGATAAGCGCCAACCTTATGAAACAGATATACGAGTCCCATTACTGATATCTGGCCCGGGAATTGAGCCGTCTACAATTGCCGCGCCAGTCAGCAGCGTAGATATCTTCGCCACGCTTTTGAACATAGCCGACGTGAAGTATCCTTCGGACGGCACGACATTATTTGACACAAATCATAATTTACCACAAGATCGCACTGTTCTGATAGAGTACAGAGGAGAGAGGTCCAACAAGCCATCGTCGTCCGGTTGTCCGAGCGACGGCGATTTGAATGTCACG TTGTGCATGAAAGAAATGGCGTGCAAGTGTCAGGACGCCGCGAACAACACGTTTAGTTGCATTCGCCGTGTCTCGCCAAGCTTCAACAACATCTTCTGTATCTTCGAGGACGACCAG CTATTCATTGAAGCTTACGACATGAACGCGGACGAATACCAAATGACAAATATCGGATATACTATGAAGAAAGGATTGAGGCACAGATTCAGGAAACGTCTCAAAAGAATGGCAGTATGTCAGGATGAGCAATGCGTCTTTACAGGAATGGAAAGTGGATCTGCAAATAACATACATTCG ccCCGTGGAGAGAGTCTCGAATATCTGAATAGCAATGGCGATATTCGCGGAGGAGGAAAAGGGGAGGAGGaggcggaggaggaggaggaggaggaagagatgGAAGTGGTGGAAAAAAGCCGAAGACAGAACGAGAGGCTATATCGGACGTGTACATATTTATGTTGCTAA
- the LOC105829048 gene encoding N-acetylglucosamine-6-sulfatase isoform X2: MYDTAAALSFVRRAVYLAALRARRRRSERRRAEKAIPISTLFRPFRSPLSVVVRVSRAGAWHHLPTVAGNSSRGVVSFFIRVSSVQMFTTPMTNTLNLVGRQGAIFTNCFVASPICCPNRASILTGRYQHNHLTVNNSIAGGCSNARWQQSREPATFAALLRFAGYKTFYAGKYLNQYGNEKVGGAAHVPTGWDWWAGLIGNSKYYDYSLSINGTERKYGNSSSDYLTDVISNLAVDFIKGHFADQPFLMVLAPPAPHAPFTPADRHNGKYNGTKAKRTPNFNVPIHKDKHWLVKEGPTPLPDDILPKLDEIYRRRWEALLAVDELVKNVHNLLEERNLLKDTYFIYTSDNGYHIGQFSMPMDKRQPYETDIRVPLLISGPGIEPSTIAAPVSSVDIFATLLNIADVKYPSDGTTLFDTNHNLPQDRTVLIEYRGERSNKPSSSGCPSDGDLNVTLCMKEMACKCQDAANNTFSCIRRVSPSFNNIFCIFEDDQLFIEAYDMNADEYQMTNIGYTMKKGLRHRFRKRLKRMAVCQDEQCVFTGMESGSANNIHSINVGRWNAQ; this comes from the exons ATGTACGACACGGCTGCTGCGCTCTCGTTTGTCCGTCGTGCCGTGTATTTAGCTGCTCTGCGTGCCCGAAGGCGTAGAAGCGAGCGCCGACGCGCCGAAAAGGCAATTCCGATTTCCACACTCTTCCGGCCCTTCCGGAGTCCTCTGTCGGTCGTTGTCCGCGTGTCGCGCGCCGGTGCCTGGCACCATCTGCCGACGGTCGCCGGTAACTCTTCGCGGGGAGTCGTCTCGTTCTTTATCAGAGTTTCTTCAGTGCAAATGTTTACC acgCCAATGACGAACACTCTGAATCTTGTAGGACGTCAGGGCGCCATATTTACGAATTGT TTTGTAGCCTCGCCGATTTGTTGCCCCAATCGGGCGTCCATCCTCACCGGACGATATCAACATAATCATCTAACGGTGAACAATTCTATCGCGGGTGGTTGCAGTAACGCCCGATGGCAACAATCACGGGAGCCGGCAACGTTCGCTGCTCTTTTGCGATTTGCCGGATACAAGACGTTTTACGCGGGGAAATATCTAAATCAG tacGGAAACGAGAAAGTCGGCGGTGCGGCTCATGTACCAACGGGATGGGATTGGTGGGCCGGTCTTATAGGAAACTCGAAGTATTACGATTATTCGTTATCCATAAACGGTACCGAGAGAAAATATGGTAACAGCTCGAGCGATTATCTTACCGACGTGATC aGTAATCTGGCTGTAGATTTTATCAAGGGACATTTCGCTGACCAACCTTTTCTCATGGTATTGGCACCTCCAGCCCCTCACGCGCCATTTACCCCTGCTGACAGACACAATGGCAAATACAACGGCACAAAAGCAAAGAGAACACCAAATTTTAATGTGCCCATACATAAG gACAAACATTGGTTAGTTAAAGAAGGTCCAACTCCTTTACCAGATGATATATTACCAAAATTAGACGAAATATACAGAAGAAGATGGGAAGCTTTACTAGCGGTAGATGAACTCGTTAAAAACGTACACAACTTATTGGAGGAGCGAAATCTCTTGAAAGACACTTACTTTATTTACACGTCCGATAATGGATATCATATTG GACAATTTAGCATGCCAATGGATAAGCGCCAACCTTATGAAACAGATATACGAGTCCCATTACTGATATCTGGCCCGGGAATTGAGCCGTCTACAATTGCCGCGCCAGTCAGCAGCGTAGATATCTTCGCCACGCTTTTGAACATAGCCGACGTGAAGTATCCTTCGGACGGCACGACATTATTTGACACAAATCATAATTTACCACAAGATCGCACTGTTCTGATAGAGTACAGAGGAGAGAGGTCCAACAAGCCATCGTCGTCCGGTTGTCCGAGCGACGGCGATTTGAATGTCACG TTGTGCATGAAAGAAATGGCGTGCAAGTGTCAGGACGCCGCGAACAACACGTTTAGTTGCATTCGCCGTGTCTCGCCAAGCTTCAACAACATCTTCTGTATCTTCGAGGACGACCAG CTATTCATTGAAGCTTACGACATGAACGCGGACGAATACCAAATGACAAATATCGGATATACTATGAAGAAAGGATTGAGGCACAGATTCAGGAAACGTCTCAAAAGAATGGCAGTATGTCAGGATGAGCAATGCGTCTTTACAGGAATGGAAAGTGGATCTGCAAATAACATACATTCG
- the LOC105829048 gene encoding N-acetylglucosamine-6-sulfatase isoform X3: protein MYDTAAALSFVRRAVYLAALRARRRRSERRRAEKAIPISTLFRPFRSPLSVVVRVSRAGAWHHLPTVAGNSSRGVVSFFIRVSSVQMFTTPMTNTLNLVGRQGAIFTNCFVASPICCPNRASILTGRYQHNHLTVNNSIAGGCSNARWQQSREPATFAALLRFAGYKTFYAGKYLNQYGNEKVGGAAHVPTGWDWWAGLIGNSKYYDYSLSINGTERKYGNSSSDYLTDVISNLAVDFIKGHFADQPFLMVLAPPAPHAPFTPADRHNGKYNGTKAKRTPNFNVPIHKDKHWLVKEGPTPLPDDILPKLDEIYRRRWEALLAVDELVKNVHNLLEERNLLKDTYFIYTSDNGYHIGQFSMPMDKRQPYETDIRVPLLISGPGIEPSTIAAPVSSVDIFATLLNIADVKYPSDGTTLFDTNHNLPQDRTVLIEYRGERSNKPSSSGCPSDGDLNVTLCMKEMACKCQDAANNTFSCIRRVSPSFNNIFCIFEDDQLFIEAYDMNADEYQMTNIGYTMKKGLRHRFRKRLKRMAVCQDEQCVFTGMESGSANNIHSVRNLRRFGK, encoded by the exons ATGTACGACACGGCTGCTGCGCTCTCGTTTGTCCGTCGTGCCGTGTATTTAGCTGCTCTGCGTGCCCGAAGGCGTAGAAGCGAGCGCCGACGCGCCGAAAAGGCAATTCCGATTTCCACACTCTTCCGGCCCTTCCGGAGTCCTCTGTCGGTCGTTGTCCGCGTGTCGCGCGCCGGTGCCTGGCACCATCTGCCGACGGTCGCCGGTAACTCTTCGCGGGGAGTCGTCTCGTTCTTTATCAGAGTTTCTTCAGTGCAAATGTTTACC acgCCAATGACGAACACTCTGAATCTTGTAGGACGTCAGGGCGCCATATTTACGAATTGT TTTGTAGCCTCGCCGATTTGTTGCCCCAATCGGGCGTCCATCCTCACCGGACGATATCAACATAATCATCTAACGGTGAACAATTCTATCGCGGGTGGTTGCAGTAACGCCCGATGGCAACAATCACGGGAGCCGGCAACGTTCGCTGCTCTTTTGCGATTTGCCGGATACAAGACGTTTTACGCGGGGAAATATCTAAATCAG tacGGAAACGAGAAAGTCGGCGGTGCGGCTCATGTACCAACGGGATGGGATTGGTGGGCCGGTCTTATAGGAAACTCGAAGTATTACGATTATTCGTTATCCATAAACGGTACCGAGAGAAAATATGGTAACAGCTCGAGCGATTATCTTACCGACGTGATC aGTAATCTGGCTGTAGATTTTATCAAGGGACATTTCGCTGACCAACCTTTTCTCATGGTATTGGCACCTCCAGCCCCTCACGCGCCATTTACCCCTGCTGACAGACACAATGGCAAATACAACGGCACAAAAGCAAAGAGAACACCAAATTTTAATGTGCCCATACATAAG gACAAACATTGGTTAGTTAAAGAAGGTCCAACTCCTTTACCAGATGATATATTACCAAAATTAGACGAAATATACAGAAGAAGATGGGAAGCTTTACTAGCGGTAGATGAACTCGTTAAAAACGTACACAACTTATTGGAGGAGCGAAATCTCTTGAAAGACACTTACTTTATTTACACGTCCGATAATGGATATCATATTG GACAATTTAGCATGCCAATGGATAAGCGCCAACCTTATGAAACAGATATACGAGTCCCATTACTGATATCTGGCCCGGGAATTGAGCCGTCTACAATTGCCGCGCCAGTCAGCAGCGTAGATATCTTCGCCACGCTTTTGAACATAGCCGACGTGAAGTATCCTTCGGACGGCACGACATTATTTGACACAAATCATAATTTACCACAAGATCGCACTGTTCTGATAGAGTACAGAGGAGAGAGGTCCAACAAGCCATCGTCGTCCGGTTGTCCGAGCGACGGCGATTTGAATGTCACG TTGTGCATGAAAGAAATGGCGTGCAAGTGTCAGGACGCCGCGAACAACACGTTTAGTTGCATTCGCCGTGTCTCGCCAAGCTTCAACAACATCTTCTGTATCTTCGAGGACGACCAG CTATTCATTGAAGCTTACGACATGAACGCGGACGAATACCAAATGACAAATATCGGATATACTATGAAGAAAGGATTGAGGCACAGATTCAGGAAACGTCTCAAAAGAATGGCAGTATGTCAGGATGAGCAATGCGTCTTTACAGGAATGGAAAGTGGATCTGCAAATAACATACATTCG
- the LOC105829048 gene encoding N-acetylglucosamine-6-sulfatase isoform X1, translating into MYDTAAALSFVRRAVYLAALRARRRRSERRRAEKAIPISTLFRPFRSPLSVVVRVSRAGAWHHLPTVAGNSSRGVVSFFIRVSSVQMFTTPMTNTLNLVGRQGAIFTNCFVASPICCPNRASILTGRYQHNHLTVNNSIAGGCSNARWQQSREPATFAALLRFAGYKTFYAGKYLNQYGNEKVGGAAHVPTGWDWWAGLIGNSKYYDYSLSINGTERKYGNSSSDYLTDVISNLAVDFIKGHFADQPFLMVLAPPAPHAPFTPADRHNGKYNGTKAKRTPNFNVPIHKDKHWLVKEGPTPLPDDILPKLDEIYRRRWEALLAVDELVKNVHNLLEERNLLKDTYFIYTSDNGYHIGQFSMPMDKRQPYETDIRVPLLISGPGIEPSTIAAPVSSVDIFATLLNIADVKYPSDGTTLFDTNHNLPQDRTVLIEYRGERSNKPSSSGCPSDGDLNVTLCMKEMACKCQDAANNTFSCIRRVSPSFNNIFCIFEDDQLFIEAYDMNADEYQMTNIGYTMKKGLRHRFRKRLKRMAVCQDEQCVFTGMESGSANNIHSPRGESLEYLNSNGDIRGGGKGEEEAEEEEEEEEMEVVEKSRRQNERLYRTCTYLCC; encoded by the exons ATGTACGACACGGCTGCTGCGCTCTCGTTTGTCCGTCGTGCCGTGTATTTAGCTGCTCTGCGTGCCCGAAGGCGTAGAAGCGAGCGCCGACGCGCCGAAAAGGCAATTCCGATTTCCACACTCTTCCGGCCCTTCCGGAGTCCTCTGTCGGTCGTTGTCCGCGTGTCGCGCGCCGGTGCCTGGCACCATCTGCCGACGGTCGCCGGTAACTCTTCGCGGGGAGTCGTCTCGTTCTTTATCAGAGTTTCTTCAGTGCAAATGTTTACC acgCCAATGACGAACACTCTGAATCTTGTAGGACGTCAGGGCGCCATATTTACGAATTGT TTTGTAGCCTCGCCGATTTGTTGCCCCAATCGGGCGTCCATCCTCACCGGACGATATCAACATAATCATCTAACGGTGAACAATTCTATCGCGGGTGGTTGCAGTAACGCCCGATGGCAACAATCACGGGAGCCGGCAACGTTCGCTGCTCTTTTGCGATTTGCCGGATACAAGACGTTTTACGCGGGGAAATATCTAAATCAG tacGGAAACGAGAAAGTCGGCGGTGCGGCTCATGTACCAACGGGATGGGATTGGTGGGCCGGTCTTATAGGAAACTCGAAGTATTACGATTATTCGTTATCCATAAACGGTACCGAGAGAAAATATGGTAACAGCTCGAGCGATTATCTTACCGACGTGATC aGTAATCTGGCTGTAGATTTTATCAAGGGACATTTCGCTGACCAACCTTTTCTCATGGTATTGGCACCTCCAGCCCCTCACGCGCCATTTACCCCTGCTGACAGACACAATGGCAAATACAACGGCACAAAAGCAAAGAGAACACCAAATTTTAATGTGCCCATACATAAG gACAAACATTGGTTAGTTAAAGAAGGTCCAACTCCTTTACCAGATGATATATTACCAAAATTAGACGAAATATACAGAAGAAGATGGGAAGCTTTACTAGCGGTAGATGAACTCGTTAAAAACGTACACAACTTATTGGAGGAGCGAAATCTCTTGAAAGACACTTACTTTATTTACACGTCCGATAATGGATATCATATTG GACAATTTAGCATGCCAATGGATAAGCGCCAACCTTATGAAACAGATATACGAGTCCCATTACTGATATCTGGCCCGGGAATTGAGCCGTCTACAATTGCCGCGCCAGTCAGCAGCGTAGATATCTTCGCCACGCTTTTGAACATAGCCGACGTGAAGTATCCTTCGGACGGCACGACATTATTTGACACAAATCATAATTTACCACAAGATCGCACTGTTCTGATAGAGTACAGAGGAGAGAGGTCCAACAAGCCATCGTCGTCCGGTTGTCCGAGCGACGGCGATTTGAATGTCACG TTGTGCATGAAAGAAATGGCGTGCAAGTGTCAGGACGCCGCGAACAACACGTTTAGTTGCATTCGCCGTGTCTCGCCAAGCTTCAACAACATCTTCTGTATCTTCGAGGACGACCAG CTATTCATTGAAGCTTACGACATGAACGCGGACGAATACCAAATGACAAATATCGGATATACTATGAAGAAAGGATTGAGGCACAGATTCAGGAAACGTCTCAAAAGAATGGCAGTATGTCAGGATGAGCAATGCGTCTTTACAGGAATGGAAAGTGGATCTGCAAATAACATACATTCG ccCCGTGGAGAGAGTCTCGAATATCTGAATAGCAATGGCGATATTCGCGGAGGAGGAAAAGGGGAGGAGGaggcggaggaggaggaggaggaggaagagatgGAAGTGGTGGAAAAAAGCCGAAGACAGAACGAGAGGCTATATCGGACGTGTACATATTTATGTTGCTAA
- the LOC105829048 gene encoding N-acetylglucosamine-6-sulfatase isoform X4, protein MPATMQLASLFWLLNYLLLSIASKNIVLIVTDDQDSVLDGMTPMTNTLNLVGRQGAIFTNCFVASPICCPNRASILTGRYQHNHLTVNNSIAGGCSNARWQQSREPATFAALLRFAGYKTFYAGKYLNQYGNEKVGGAAHVPTGWDWWAGLIGNSKYYDYSLSINGTERKYGNSSSDYLTDVISNLAVDFIKGHFADQPFLMVLAPPAPHAPFTPADRHNGKYNGTKAKRTPNFNVPIHKDKHWLVKEGPTPLPDDILPKLDEIYRRRWEALLAVDELVKNVHNLLEERNLLKDTYFIYTSDNGYHIGQFSMPMDKRQPYETDIRVPLLISGPGIEPSTIAAPVSSVDIFATLLNIADVKYPSDGTTLFDTNHNLPQDRTVLIEYRGERSNKPSSSGCPSDGDLNVTLCMKEMACKCQDAANNTFSCIRRVSPSFNNIFCIFEDDQLFIEAYDMNADEYQMTNIGYTMKKGLRHRFRKRLKRMAVCQDEQCVFTGMESGSANNIHSPRGESLEYLNSNGDIRGGGKGEEEAEEEEEEEEMEVVEKSRRQNERLYRTCTYLCC, encoded by the exons ATGCCGGCCACGATGCAGCTGGCATCTCTCTTCTGGTTgctgaattatttattgctatCAATTGCATCTAAGAATATCGTGCTGATTGTTACCGATGATCAAGACTCCGTTCTAGATGGCATG acgCCAATGACGAACACTCTGAATCTTGTAGGACGTCAGGGCGCCATATTTACGAATTGT TTTGTAGCCTCGCCGATTTGTTGCCCCAATCGGGCGTCCATCCTCACCGGACGATATCAACATAATCATCTAACGGTGAACAATTCTATCGCGGGTGGTTGCAGTAACGCCCGATGGCAACAATCACGGGAGCCGGCAACGTTCGCTGCTCTTTTGCGATTTGCCGGATACAAGACGTTTTACGCGGGGAAATATCTAAATCAG tacGGAAACGAGAAAGTCGGCGGTGCGGCTCATGTACCAACGGGATGGGATTGGTGGGCCGGTCTTATAGGAAACTCGAAGTATTACGATTATTCGTTATCCATAAACGGTACCGAGAGAAAATATGGTAACAGCTCGAGCGATTATCTTACCGACGTGATC aGTAATCTGGCTGTAGATTTTATCAAGGGACATTTCGCTGACCAACCTTTTCTCATGGTATTGGCACCTCCAGCCCCTCACGCGCCATTTACCCCTGCTGACAGACACAATGGCAAATACAACGGCACAAAAGCAAAGAGAACACCAAATTTTAATGTGCCCATACATAAG gACAAACATTGGTTAGTTAAAGAAGGTCCAACTCCTTTACCAGATGATATATTACCAAAATTAGACGAAATATACAGAAGAAGATGGGAAGCTTTACTAGCGGTAGATGAACTCGTTAAAAACGTACACAACTTATTGGAGGAGCGAAATCTCTTGAAAGACACTTACTTTATTTACACGTCCGATAATGGATATCATATTG GACAATTTAGCATGCCAATGGATAAGCGCCAACCTTATGAAACAGATATACGAGTCCCATTACTGATATCTGGCCCGGGAATTGAGCCGTCTACAATTGCCGCGCCAGTCAGCAGCGTAGATATCTTCGCCACGCTTTTGAACATAGCCGACGTGAAGTATCCTTCGGACGGCACGACATTATTTGACACAAATCATAATTTACCACAAGATCGCACTGTTCTGATAGAGTACAGAGGAGAGAGGTCCAACAAGCCATCGTCGTCCGGTTGTCCGAGCGACGGCGATTTGAATGTCACG TTGTGCATGAAAGAAATGGCGTGCAAGTGTCAGGACGCCGCGAACAACACGTTTAGTTGCATTCGCCGTGTCTCGCCAAGCTTCAACAACATCTTCTGTATCTTCGAGGACGACCAG CTATTCATTGAAGCTTACGACATGAACGCGGACGAATACCAAATGACAAATATCGGATATACTATGAAGAAAGGATTGAGGCACAGATTCAGGAAACGTCTCAAAAGAATGGCAGTATGTCAGGATGAGCAATGCGTCTTTACAGGAATGGAAAGTGGATCTGCAAATAACATACATTCG ccCCGTGGAGAGAGTCTCGAATATCTGAATAGCAATGGCGATATTCGCGGAGGAGGAAAAGGGGAGGAGGaggcggaggaggaggaggaggaggaagagatgGAAGTGGTGGAAAAAAGCCGAAGACAGAACGAGAGGCTATATCGGACGTGTACATATTTATGTTGCTAA
- the LOC105829048 gene encoding N-acetylglucosamine-6-sulfatase isoform X5 produces MYDTAAALSFVRRAVYLAALRARRRRSERRRAEKAIPISTLFRPFRSPLSVVVRVSRAGAWHHLPTVAGNSSRGVVSFFIRVSSVQMFTTPMTNTLNLVGRQGAIFTNCFVASPICCPNRASILTGRYQHNHLTVNNSIAGGCSNARWQQSREPATFAALLRFAGYKTFYAGKYLNQYGNEKVGGAAHVPTGWDWWAGLIGNSKYYDYSLSINGTERKYGNSSSDYLTDVISNLAVDFIKGHFADQPFLMVLAPPAPHAPFTPADRHNGKYNGTKAKRTPNFNVPIHKDKHWLVKEGPTPLPDDILPKLDEIYRRRWEALLAVDELVKNVHNLLEERNLLKDTYFIYTSDNGYHIGQFSMPMDKRQPYETDIRVPLLISGPGIEPSTIAAPVSSVDIFATLLNIADVKYPSDGTTLFDTNHNLPQDRTVLIEYRGERSNKPSSSGCPSDGDLNVTLCMKEMACKCQDAANNTFSCIRRVSPSFNNIFCIFEDDQLFIEAYDMNADEYQMTNIGYTMKKGLRHRFRKRLKRMAVCQDEQCVFTGMESGSANNIHSDFYESIFH; encoded by the exons ATGTACGACACGGCTGCTGCGCTCTCGTTTGTCCGTCGTGCCGTGTATTTAGCTGCTCTGCGTGCCCGAAGGCGTAGAAGCGAGCGCCGACGCGCCGAAAAGGCAATTCCGATTTCCACACTCTTCCGGCCCTTCCGGAGTCCTCTGTCGGTCGTTGTCCGCGTGTCGCGCGCCGGTGCCTGGCACCATCTGCCGACGGTCGCCGGTAACTCTTCGCGGGGAGTCGTCTCGTTCTTTATCAGAGTTTCTTCAGTGCAAATGTTTACC acgCCAATGACGAACACTCTGAATCTTGTAGGACGTCAGGGCGCCATATTTACGAATTGT TTTGTAGCCTCGCCGATTTGTTGCCCCAATCGGGCGTCCATCCTCACCGGACGATATCAACATAATCATCTAACGGTGAACAATTCTATCGCGGGTGGTTGCAGTAACGCCCGATGGCAACAATCACGGGAGCCGGCAACGTTCGCTGCTCTTTTGCGATTTGCCGGATACAAGACGTTTTACGCGGGGAAATATCTAAATCAG tacGGAAACGAGAAAGTCGGCGGTGCGGCTCATGTACCAACGGGATGGGATTGGTGGGCCGGTCTTATAGGAAACTCGAAGTATTACGATTATTCGTTATCCATAAACGGTACCGAGAGAAAATATGGTAACAGCTCGAGCGATTATCTTACCGACGTGATC aGTAATCTGGCTGTAGATTTTATCAAGGGACATTTCGCTGACCAACCTTTTCTCATGGTATTGGCACCTCCAGCCCCTCACGCGCCATTTACCCCTGCTGACAGACACAATGGCAAATACAACGGCACAAAAGCAAAGAGAACACCAAATTTTAATGTGCCCATACATAAG gACAAACATTGGTTAGTTAAAGAAGGTCCAACTCCTTTACCAGATGATATATTACCAAAATTAGACGAAATATACAGAAGAAGATGGGAAGCTTTACTAGCGGTAGATGAACTCGTTAAAAACGTACACAACTTATTGGAGGAGCGAAATCTCTTGAAAGACACTTACTTTATTTACACGTCCGATAATGGATATCATATTG GACAATTTAGCATGCCAATGGATAAGCGCCAACCTTATGAAACAGATATACGAGTCCCATTACTGATATCTGGCCCGGGAATTGAGCCGTCTACAATTGCCGCGCCAGTCAGCAGCGTAGATATCTTCGCCACGCTTTTGAACATAGCCGACGTGAAGTATCCTTCGGACGGCACGACATTATTTGACACAAATCATAATTTACCACAAGATCGCACTGTTCTGATAGAGTACAGAGGAGAGAGGTCCAACAAGCCATCGTCGTCCGGTTGTCCGAGCGACGGCGATTTGAATGTCACG TTGTGCATGAAAGAAATGGCGTGCAAGTGTCAGGACGCCGCGAACAACACGTTTAGTTGCATTCGCCGTGTCTCGCCAAGCTTCAACAACATCTTCTGTATCTTCGAGGACGACCAG CTATTCATTGAAGCTTACGACATGAACGCGGACGAATACCAAATGACAAATATCGGATATACTATGAAGAAAGGATTGAGGCACAGATTCAGGAAACGTCTCAAAAGAATGGCAGTATGTCAGGATGAGCAATGCGTCTTTACAGGAATGGAAAGTGGATCTGCAAATAACATACATTCG GATTTCTACGAATCGATATTTCATTGA